Genomic window (Aminivibrio pyruvatiphilus):
TACGGACTTCTCTTCAGCATTCCCGGCATGGCCATAGGCCAGACCATCCTGGCCCTCCCCATCGTGGTCGCCCTCACGGCGTCCGCCGTGGAAAGCGTCGACGGACGGCTTCGCCTCACCCTCCTCACCCTGGGCGCCCGGGGAAAACGCCTCGCCCTTTCCACTCTCTGGGAGAGCAGGCACCAGATCCTCCTCGCCGCCGTCACCGCCTACGGAAGGGTCACCGCCGAAGTGGGCGTCTCCATGATGATCGGCGGCAACATCAAGTGGCACACCCGCACCATCACCACCGCCATCACCCTGGAAACGGGCAAGGGAGAATTCTCCACCGGTATCGCCCTCGGAGTCCTGCTCCTCGCCCTCTCCTTCGTTCTCAACTGGTCCCTTTCGGCTCTCCGAAGGAGGACGGCAGCATGAACAGGCAGACCGGACGTCCGGGATCAGCTCCGCTTTACGAGATCGAAGCGCTCGTCTGCGCCTACGAGGATGACCCCGTGCTCCACATCGACAGGCTGGACATTCCGCCTGACGGCCCCACCGCCTTTGTCGGCCACAACGGCAGCGGCAAGAGCACTCTTCTAAAGGCCCTCGCTTTCCTCCTGAAGCCGGCGGCAGGTACCATCCGCTTCCTGGGGGAACCCACGGAAGAACGGGAGAGTGAACTCCGCAGGGAAGTGACCTTCCTCCTCCAGGAGCCCTATCTTCTCCGGCGCTCCGTCTTCGAGAACGTGGCCTACGGCCTCAGGGTCCGGGGAGACACGAACCGCCTCGCCGACCGGGTCGCCGAAGCCCTCGAGATGGTAGGCCTTTCTCCGGACTTCGGCGCACGGGAATGGTACATGCTCTCGGGAGGCGA
Coding sequences:
- a CDS encoding ABC transporter permease, with the translated sequence MNYLSEGFIQGLGLIFTMDEEVWTAVITTLKLSFLSMAVTLTIGVPLGFIIGYFSFPGRRILRITVDTLLSIPTVVVGLFVYAFISNRGPLGGYGLLFSIPGMAIGQTILALPIVVALTASAVESVDGRLRLTLLTLGARGKRLALSTLWESRHQILLAAVTAYGRVTAEVGVSMMIGGNIKWHTRTITTAITLETGKGEFSTGIALGVLLLALSFVLNWSLSALRRRTAA
- a CDS encoding energy-coupling factor ABC transporter ATP-binding protein, producing the protein MNRQTGRPGSAPLYEIEALVCAYEDDPVLHIDRLDIPPDGPTAFVGHNGSGKSTLLKALAFLLKPAAGTIRFLGEPTEERESELRREVTFLLQEPYLLRRSVFENVAYGLRVRGDTNRLADRVAEALEMVGLSPDFGAREWYMLSGGESRRVALASRLVLRTKVLLLDEPTANVDEENALLMARVIREAWEKWGTVSLIASHDIQWLDGVCGRRVSMRRGKIEGVSA